The genomic region GGACGATACCGGGACATTCCAGGTAATATTTGTTCACCGATTCACGGCCCTGGAAATAAACATCGGGGTTCTGAGAGGTCCCCCTTATGACCGGGTGTTCCGGATTCATCCCCCACCTGCGGTGCTGGTGGATGTACTTTTCATCCATCATCTTCTTCATATCATCGTAAGTGAGCTCCTCGATCTTCTGTATCTCGTGGGAGACCCGGAAACCCTCGAAAAAATGCAGGAAAGGTATCCTTGATTCAAGTGTGGCGGCCTGGGCTATGAGCGCGAAATCCATTGTCTCCTGCACACTGGATGCTGCCAGGAGTGCCCAACCTGTCGCGCGGGTTGCCATAACGTCCGAATGGTCACCGAAAATGGAAAGCGCCTGGCAGGCCAGTGATCTTGCGGCGATATGGAACACGGTGGGGGTCAGTTCTCCGGCTATCTTGTACATGTTGGGGATCATTAAAAGCAACCCCTGTGAAGCGGTGAAAGTGGTGGTCAAAGCCCCGGTCGTGAGAGCCCCGTGGCAAGCGCCCGATGCGCCGCCCTCGGACTGCAGTTCGACAACCGCCGGGACAGTACCCCATATGTTCTTCATCCCGTTAGCGGATTTCGCGTCTGATATCTCGCCCATCGGCGAAGATGGCGTTATGGGATAAATGGCTATTATCTCGTTAGTTGCATGAGCGACGTGTGCTACAGCGCTGTTTCCGTCATACGGGACCATTTTGCGTTCCATTAGGTAACCTCCTGATTTATTGTATAAATGGAAAGTAACGTGAATAAACTGGATATCTCAGTATATTAGCTTACAGCGGTCTTCTATTCTAACATATGTGTCAATAGTTGTTAAGAAAATATTTGGCGCGGTCCGCTTTTCGGCACGGGAGGTGCCGGGCAGGATGGAAGAACGGCGGCCCCTGAAGGCCGCCGTTCTTTAAAGGCATTATTGCTTACATAGCAGGATTACATCTCGCCCATGGTCGGTGCTTCCGGCTGGGGCGGGATAACTGACTTTTGCAGGCTCATGTAGTAGCTCATGAAAGCCACCATCATGATTATCGGTATATACGACTGTACCGCCGCGTTGACTATGGCTATGACCACCTGGCTTATGTTCGGGCTCAAAGGCACCGTGACAAGACCGACAATGAACCCTATTACAAGGGATATTATCAGGCTCACCACCAGCAGTACTGCGAAAAGGCCCAGCGTCTGCCAGAAGTTCTCCTTCGCCGTGTTTACACCCTTTTTTAGGGCCGCGAGGGAACCCATATCGTCCACGACTATCGAATAGATCGGGTAGATAAGAAGCGTTATCACTATAACGGCGACCGCTGTGACCATGGCGGCCACGATGCTCCTAGTGACTATGTTATCCCCAAGAAGCAGTATCCCGGCACTTATAAGGCTGAGCACCAGGACAACGGCTATGGCGATAAGCACGTAAAGGAGTAAAAGACCGAGTATCCTCAGGTAATACCTTTTGCCGTAACTGGTGAACTGGGCCATGCTGCTGGACCCCGCCTTGATCTGGTCCTTCACCAGGCCGAGAGCACCACCCTGCAGGAAAATGAAGATCAAAAAGAACAGTATGCTCGATATTATCGATACTGTAACTATCCCGGGGTTTCCGGCCCTCTCCGGGTTGGCCAGCGGCAGACTGATCAGGCCGATCACCGCGTTGAAAATGAAGAACACCAGGACCACGTTCAAAAGCCTGTTGGTCTGGATGAACCCCTTCTTTACCGCTTCAAGAATGCCCATGCGTACCTCCTTAAATTATACACATACCCTTTTATATACATTAACAATATTACTAACTAAAGTATAATGACAATATCTGTAATGTCAAATCCCGCGCTACGGTGTTTTTCAGGTCATCTTCTCTCTTCGAAAGCCCTCTGCAGGGTCGCCACGTCCGCGTGTTCCAGGCTGCCGCCCACGGGCACCCCTCTTGAGAGGCGGGTGACTTTCACTTTATGTTTTTTAAGTACTTCGGCAAGGTAGAGCGCGGTGGTCTCGCCTTCGGTGGTGAAATCCGTCGCGATGATGAGCTCCTTGACCTTGCCGCTTCTGACCCTTTTTATCAGGTCGTTTATCTTAAGGTCCTCCGGACCCACCCCGTCTATAGGGGAAATCTCCCCGAGCAGCACATGATACGTGCCGTCGTATGCCCCGCTTTTTTCCATGGAGATGACCCCGGCCGGGCCTTCCACCACGCAAACCTTGGAAGCGTCACGGGAATCATCAGAACAGATCGAACAGACATCCTTCTCGCTGAGATTGTGGCATATACTACAGAACCTGACGTTCTCCTTAACTTCGCGAATATACCTGAGCAATTGTTCGATATCTTCGGCGGATGACTGCAATATGTAAAAGGTGAGCCGCTGGGCCGATCGCGTGCCGATCCCGGGCATTTTGCAGAACTGTTCTATAAGAGCCGTCATCGGCTTGGGTAAGCCTCTCATCTTGCCGGTCCTTCCTTCATGTCCCGGACCACGTGTCCCCCGAAAACATCCATGGCCTGTTCGATAACGGGACCCATTTTCTTCTTTTCCGCCATAAGCTTTTCTTCGGCTTTAGGGTCATCCTCCCCCGTGTTCTCGGAAATGAACTCCAGCAGAGTGAACTCAAGGCGGGGTGAGGCTCCCAGGACCTTGCCTGCCGCTTCCTCGATTATGAGTCGGTTATTTTCCGTCTCCAGGGCCTCCTTGTTGAAGGCGTGTTCCTTGCCGAAACCTATTATGACCTTTTTGCTGTTTAATTCGACGGGCCTGGCCGCGTTGAGGAAAGTATAGACGGACATCTTCTTGTTCCTCACGTAATTCAGAAGAGCCTTCCAGTGGAATTCAGCGGACCTTTCGCTCTGATCATCCTGGGGCTGGTCATTATCCGACCGGGAAGGATCCGGTGAGGCGCTCCCGGGCTCCTTATGTCGCGGGGGTCTGTTAACCGGTTTTTCGGACCTCGCCTGCGCGCCCAGTGAATGCACATCCCTATCCACCCCGAAGGAAGGGTTATCAAGTTTTTTTACGACCTCGGCAAGCTGAAGCGCGCTGGACCTTTTGGTCAGCCTGATAAGCGTCAGCTCCAAAGGAGCGCGCGCGAAAAAAGTGTTCTTCATGAGCGAAAGGCAATGTGTCAGGTTCTGGAGAACATAAAGTATCTCTTCTATTGTAAGTTTTTCTACCTGCTCGTCTATCTTCTTCTTCTCATCAGGCGAAAAAGCCATATCGGAAGTGGGCTTTCCGGCGGTCTTGAGTATCATGAGGTCCCTGTAATGGGAAATAAGGCTGTTGGTAATGAAAACGGGGTCCTTGCCGTTATTTATAAGTTCATCCAGTATGGAGATGAGCTTCTCGGGAGCGTTTTCTATGACAGAATCGGAAAGCTCGAAGATCTTGTCCTTATGCACCATACCCAACAGATCTATCACCTCTCCGGAGCGTATCTTTCCTCCGGAGAAAGATACCATCTGGTCTAGTATAACAAGCGCGTCCCTCATGCTACCGTCGGCGGAACGGGCGATGACCAGCGCGGCTTTCTCCTCTATGTCTATTTTTTCCCTGTTGGCTATATCCATCAGTCTGTCGTAGATCATCGCCGGCGGGATACGCTTGAAATCGAACCTCTGGCAACGCGACATTATCGTAGGCAGCACCTTGTGCGGTTCGGTGGTCGCGAATATGAACTTGACATGGGCGGGCGGCTCCTCAAGGGTCTTTAAAAGCGCATTAAAAGCCTCCGCCGTCAGCATATGGACCTCGTCTATTATGTAGATCTTG from Candidatus Omnitrophota bacterium harbors:
- the dnaX gene encoding DNA polymerase III subunit gamma/tau, giving the protein MSYQVLAQKYRPQTFDDVIGQDTVTRTLKNSILQGRIANAYIFCGPRGVGKTSIARLLSKVLNCEKDPDKRPCNSCPSCVEISQGNNIDVLEIDGASNRGIDEIRTLRENVKFSPSKGEYKIYIIDEVHMLTAEAFNALLKTLEEPPAHVKFIFATTEPHKVLPTIMSRCQRFDFKRIPPAMIYDRLMDIANREKIDIEEKAALVIARSADGSMRDALVILDQMVSFSGGKIRSGEVIDLLGMVHKDKIFELSDSVIENAPEKLISILDELINNGKDPVFITNSLISHYRDLMILKTAGKPTSDMAFSPDEKKKIDEQVEKLTIEEILYVLQNLTHCLSLMKNTFFARAPLELTLIRLTKRSSALQLAEVVKKLDNPSFGVDRDVHSLGAQARSEKPVNRPPRHKEPGSASPDPSRSDNDQPQDDQSERSAEFHWKALLNYVRNKKMSVYTFLNAARPVELNSKKVIIGFGKEHAFNKEALETENNRLIIEEAAGKVLGASPRLEFTLLEFISENTGEDDPKAEEKLMAEKKKMGPVIEQAMDVFGGHVVRDMKEGPAR
- the recR gene encoding recombination protein RecR; translated protein: MRGLPKPMTALIEQFCKMPGIGTRSAQRLTFYILQSSAEDIEQLLRYIREVKENVRFCSICHNLSEKDVCSICSDDSRDASKVCVVEGPAGVISMEKSGAYDGTYHVLLGEISPIDGVGPEDLKINDLIKRVRSGKVKELIIATDFTTEGETTALYLAEVLKKHKVKVTRLSRGVPVGGSLEHADVATLQRAFEERR